A portion of the Pseudomonas sp. GR 6-02 genome contains these proteins:
- the hemF gene encoding oxygen-dependent coproporphyrinogen oxidase — MTTRTEAVKAYLLDLQDRICAALEAEDGGARFVEDAWTRPAGGGGRTRVIENGAVIEKGGVNYSHVFGSGLPPSASAHRPELAGRGFEALGVSLVIHPHNPHVPTSHANVRFFIAEKEGEEPVWWFGGGFDLTPYYGNEEDCVHWHRVAEQACAPFGPDVYPRYKAWCDSYFHIKHRHEPRGIGGLFFDDLNEWDFDTSFAFMRAIGDAFIDAYLPIVQRRKNDAFTAKQREFQEFRRGRYVEFNLVYDRGTLFGLQSGGRTESILMSLPPQVRWAYDWKAEPGSEEARLTEYFLQDRDWLAKA; from the coding sequence ATGACTACCCGCACCGAGGCCGTAAAAGCCTACCTGCTCGACCTGCAAGACCGTATTTGCGCTGCCCTGGAAGCCGAAGACGGCGGCGCGCGTTTCGTCGAAGACGCCTGGACCCGGCCTGCCGGCGGCGGTGGTCGCACCCGGGTGATTGAGAACGGCGCAGTCATCGAAAAGGGCGGCGTCAACTATTCCCACGTGTTTGGCAGCGGCCTCCCACCGTCCGCCAGCGCCCATCGGCCGGAACTGGCCGGTCGAGGCTTCGAAGCCTTGGGCGTGTCGTTGGTGATTCACCCGCATAACCCCCATGTGCCGACGTCTCACGCCAATGTGCGCTTTTTCATCGCCGAAAAAGAAGGTGAAGAGCCGGTCTGGTGGTTCGGTGGTGGCTTTGACCTGACCCCTTATTACGGCAATGAAGAAGATTGCGTGCATTGGCACCGCGTCGCCGAACAGGCCTGCGCGCCGTTTGGCCCGGACGTTTACCCGCGCTACAAGGCTTGGTGCGACAGCTACTTCCACATCAAGCATCGCCATGAGCCACGGGGCATCGGCGGCCTGTTTTTCGATGACTTGAACGAGTGGGACTTCGATACCAGCTTCGCCTTCATGCGCGCCATCGGCGATGCGTTCATCGACGCGTACCTGCCGATCGTGCAACGTCGCAAGAATGATGCGTTCACCGCCAAACAGCGTGAGTTCCAGGAGTTTCGCCGTGGTCGTTACGTTGAATTCAACCTGGTCTATGACCGCGGCACGCTGTTCGGCCTGCAATCGGGCGGGCGTACCGAGTCGATTCTGATGTCGCTGCCGCCGCAAGTACGCTGGGCCTACGACTGGAAGGCCGAGCCGGGCAGTGAAGAAGC